In Candidatus Binatia bacterium, one DNA window encodes the following:
- a CDS encoding ATP-binding cassette domain-containing protein, with product MGRGVYKEYSGRAVVCGIDFTVERRECVGFLGPNGAGKTTTIRMMTCQSPLGGGEIRVFGMPVGPAYERAIKSRLGVVPQDENLDPDLGVLTNLLVYASYFGIPRALAKARAEELLTLFALADRKDARIDTLSGGMKRRLSIARALINEPELLVLDEPTTGLDPQARHLVWEKLRELRRRGTTMLLTTHYMEEAAQLCDRILIIDGGKIIAEGTPRELIRRYAGKEVFEVFAPYDASLPERASRLASRAEATADALRLYLDEGDDPRPLLEALAGCDFLHRAANLEDVFLRLTKRELRD from the coding sequence GTGGGACGCGGCGTCTACAAGGAGTACTCGGGTCGCGCCGTGGTGTGCGGAATCGACTTCACCGTCGAGCGCCGCGAGTGCGTCGGCTTTCTCGGCCCGAACGGCGCCGGCAAGACCACGACGATCCGCATGATGACCTGCCAGTCGCCGCTCGGCGGCGGCGAGATCCGCGTCTTCGGCATGCCGGTCGGGCCCGCGTACGAGCGCGCGATCAAGAGCCGGCTCGGCGTGGTGCCGCAGGACGAGAACCTCGATCCCGACCTCGGCGTGCTGACCAACCTGCTCGTCTACGCGAGCTACTTCGGCATCCCGCGCGCGCTCGCGAAGGCGCGCGCCGAGGAGCTGCTGACGCTGTTCGCGCTCGCCGATCGCAAGGACGCGCGCATCGACACGCTGTCGGGCGGCATGAAGCGGCGGCTCTCGATCGCGCGCGCGCTGATCAACGAGCCGGAGCTGCTGGTCCTCGACGAGCCGACCACCGGCCTCGACCCGCAGGCGCGGCATCTCGTGTGGGAGAAGCTGCGCGAGCTCCGACGCCGCGGCACCACGATGCTGCTCACCACGCACTACATGGAGGAGGCGGCGCAGCTCTGCGATCGTATCCTGATCATCGACGGCGGCAAGATCATCGCGGAGGGCACGCCGCGCGAGCTGATCCGTCGCTACGCCGGCAAGGAGGTGTTCGAGGTGTTCGCGCCCTACGACGCCTCGCTTCCCGAGCGCGCGTCGCGGCTCGCGTCGCGCGCCGAGGCGACGGCGGATGCGCTGCGCCTCTACCTCGACGAGGGCGACGACCCGAGGCCGCTGCTCGAGGCGCTCGCGGGCTGCGACTTCCTGCACCGCGCGGCGAACCTCGAGGACGTCTTTCTGCGCTTGACCAAGCGCGAGCTGCGCGACTGA